Proteins encoded within one genomic window of Candidatus Roizmanbacteria bacterium CG_4_9_14_0_2_um_filter_38_17:
- the cas4 gene encoding type V CRISPR-associated protein Cas4: MVDDYIQISKLNDFIFCPYSIYLHSIYENFDTSTYHSKFQKRGSINHARIDNKTYSTSKYIIQGKDIYSQKYGLVGKIDLYDSKQKSLIERKYKITKIYSGYKLQLFAQCLCMQEMGYQVNKLCFHSLVDNKNYPIAFPSGEDLNFLKDTVKQIRNFRSKDAVLLSISPLKCEKCIYNNLCAFK; encoded by the coding sequence ATTGTGGATGATTATATTCAAATATCAAAGTTAAACGACTTTATCTTTTGCCCTTACTCTATTTATTTACATTCTATTTATGAGAATTTTGATACCTCAACTTATCACTCAAAGTTTCAAAAAAGAGGCTCTATTAACCATGCGAGAATAGACAACAAGACTTATTCTACTTCTAAATATATCATTCAGGGAAAAGATATCTATAGTCAAAAATATGGACTAGTTGGAAAGATTGATCTATATGACAGCAAGCAAAAATCACTTATTGAACGAAAATATAAAATAACCAAAATATATTCAGGTTATAAATTACAGCTTTTTGCGCAGTGTTTATGCATGCAAGAAATGGGATATCAAGTAAATAAATTATGTTTCCACTCATTGGTAGATAATAAGAATTATCCTATTGCGTTTCCTTCTGGAGAGGATCTGAATTTTTTGAAAGATACAGTCAAACAGATTCGTAATTTTAGATCGAAAGATGCAGTTTTGCTCTCTATCTCTCCCTTAAAATGTGAAAAATGTATATATAATAACTTGTGCGCTTTTAAATAA
- the cas1 gene encoding CRISPR-associated endonuclease Cas1, whose protein sequence is MLTLPDLREKKILFISSREEFSDTIKFRNSNVCLYRDDKCVDRISIHLVLAIFIIGQISLTSVLLKKLAEHGISIYFMDDSFKVYSSISSEAEGNYMLRSVQYMFSEKKELEFSKKLVKNKIANQATVIRKIQRQKYIIDDYLLKVDQARSIDSIRGIEGNFASIYFSVIFKDVGWYKRSPRTKPDIPNLLLDIGYTFMFNYIDGMLRLFGFDTYKGIYHQLFFQRKSLACDLMEPLRPLIDRHLIKQYNLKVINEKDFKFSQGSFRIKSFDMRKKYADIWLKLIMENKEDIYIFILNFYRYMLNPVKYSFTEFSYK, encoded by the coding sequence ATGTTAACTTTACCAGATTTACGTGAAAAAAAGATACTGTTTATTTCTTCCAGAGAAGAATTTAGCGATACTATTAAATTTAGAAATAGCAATGTATGTCTCTATCGCGATGACAAATGTGTAGACAGGATAAGCATACATTTGGTGTTGGCAATATTTATAATTGGTCAAATTAGCTTGACTAGTGTTTTGCTAAAGAAACTTGCTGAGCATGGAATATCTATTTACTTTATGGATGATTCTTTTAAGGTTTATAGTTCAATATCCTCGGAGGCTGAGGGTAATTACATGCTTCGTTCAGTTCAATATATGTTCTCGGAGAAGAAAGAATTAGAGTTTAGCAAGAAATTGGTTAAAAATAAGATTGCAAATCAAGCAACAGTTATCAGAAAGATACAGCGCCAAAAATATATAATTGATGATTACTTACTCAAAGTTGATCAAGCGCGGAGCATAGATTCTATCCGTGGAATTGAAGGTAATTTTGCTAGTATATATTTTTCAGTTATATTTAAAGATGTAGGTTGGTATAAAAGATCTCCACGCACAAAGCCGGATATTCCAAATTTGCTTTTGGATATTGGTTATACTTTTATGTTTAATTATATCGATGGTATGTTGCGATTATTTGGATTTGATACCTATAAGGGTATTTACCATCAACTATTTTTTCAGCGTAAATCATTAGCCTGCGATCTGATGGAACCGCTTCGGCCGCTTATTGATCGGCATCTAATAAAACAGTACAACCTCAAGGTTATAAATGAAAAAGACTTTAAGTTCAGTCAGGGAAGCTTTAGGATTAAGTCTTTTGATATGCGAAAGAAGTATGCAGATATTTGGCTGAAGTTGATTATGGAGAATAAGGAAGATATTTATATTTTTATTCTCAATTTTTATCGGTATATGCTTAATCCTGTCAAATACTCTTTTACTGAATTTAGCTATAAATGA
- the cas2 gene encoding CRISPR-associated endonuclease Cas2, which produces MIIVSYDFSDDKRRAKFSRFLEQYGDRIQYSVFKIRNSRRVINNILTEIEHSYKKNFEKTDSIYVLQVCNGCMKGLKRYGSAVHEEESIVYFG; this is translated from the coding sequence ATGATTATTGTGTCTTATGATTTTTCTGATGATAAGAGAAGAGCTAAATTTTCTAGATTTCTGGAGCAGTATGGGGATCGTATTCAGTATTCTGTTTTTAAAATCAGAAATAGTAGGCGTGTTATCAATAATATATTGACTGAAATAGAACACTCATATAAAAAGAATTTTGAGAAGACCGACAGCATTTATGTACTTCAGGTGTGTAATGGGTGTATGAAGGGTCTTAAAAGATATGGTTCTGCTGTCCATGAAGAAGAAAGTATTGTATACTTTGGGTGA